From Vicugna pacos chromosome 6, VicPac4, whole genome shotgun sequence, a single genomic window includes:
- the PCK2 gene encoding phosphoenolpyruvate carboxykinase [GTP], mitochondrial — protein sequence MAAVYRPGLRLSWHGLSPWGWSSWRSVQTLRVLSGDMGQVPAKVRDFVEHSARLCQPEGIHICDGTEAENTAILTLLEQQGLIRKLPKYNNCWLARTDPKDVARVESKTVIVTPSQRDTVPLPAGGARGQLGNWMSPAEFQQAVDERFPGCMQGRTMYVLPFSMGPVGSPLSRIGVQLTDSAYVVASMRIMTRLGTPVLQALGDGDFVKCLHSVGQPLTGQGEPVSQWPCNPEKTLIGHVPDQREIVSFGSGYGGNSLLGKKCFALRIASRLARDEGWLAEHMLILGITNPAGKKRYVAAAFPSACGKTNLAMMRPALPGWKVECVGDDIAWMRFDSDGRLRAINPENGFFGVAPGTSATTNPNAMATIQSNTLFTNVAETSDGGVYWEGIDLPLPPGVTVTSWLGKPWKPGDKEPCAHPNSRFCAPARQCPIIDPAWEAPEGVPIDAIIFGGRRPKGVPLVYEAVSWRHGVFVGSAMRSESTAAAEHKGKVIMHDPFAMRPFFGYNFGRYLEHWLSMEGRKGVQLPRIFHVNWFRRDEAGRFLWPGFGENARVLDWICRRLEGEDSARETPIGLVPKEGALDLSGLGAIDTTQLFSLPKDFWEQEVRDIRSYLTEQVNQDLPKEVLAELEALEGRVHKM from the exons ATGGCTGCTGTGTACCGCCCCGGCCTGCG GCTTAGCTGGCATGGGCTGAGCCCCTGGGGCTGGTCATCATGGCGCAGCGTCCAGACCCTGCGAGTCCTCAGTGGAGATATGGGCCAGGTGCCTGCTAAGGTTCGAGACTTTGTGGAACACAGTGCCCGCCTCTGCCAACCAGAGGGCATCCACATCTGTGATGGGACCGAGGCTGAGAACACTGCCATACTGACCCTGCTGGAACAGCAGGGACTCATCCGAAAGCTCCCCAAGTACAACAACTG CTGGCTGGCCCGTACAGACCCCAAGGATGTGGCACGAGTAGAGAGCAAGACGGTGATTGTAACTCCTTCTCAACGGGACACGGTGCCCCTCCCGGCTGGTGGGGCCCGTGGGCAGCTGGGCAACTGGATGTCCCCAGCTGAGTTCCAGCAAGCTGTGGATGAGAGGTTTCCGGGCTGCATGCAGG GCCGGACCATGTATGTGCTTCCATTCAGCATGGGTCCCGTGGGCTCCCCACTGTCCCGCATCGGAGTGCAGCTCACGGACTCAGCCTACGTGGTGGCGAGCATGCGCATTATGACCCGGTTGGGGACGCCCGTGTTGCAGGCTCTGGGAGATGGTGATTTTGTCAAGTGTCTGCACTCCGTGGGCCAGCCCCTCACTGGGCAAG GGGAGCCGGTGAGCCAGTGGCCATGCAACCCAGAGAAAACCCTGATTGGCCATGTGCCCGACCAACGGGAGATCGTCTCCTTCGGCAGCGGTTATGGTGGCAACTCCCTGCTGGGCAAGAAGTGCTTTGCCCTTCGCATCGCCTCTCGGCTGGCCCGGGATGAGGGCTGGCTGGCGGAGCACATGCTG ATCCTGGGTATTACCAACCCCGCGGGGAAGAAGCGTTATGTGGCAGCCGCCTTCCCCAGTGCCTGTGGCAAGACGAACCTGGCCATGATGCGGCCGGCACTGCCAGGCTGGAAAGTGGAGTGTGTTGGGGATGACATCGCCTGGATGAGGTTTGACAGTGATG GTCGCCTCCGGGCCATCAACCCTGAGAATGGCTTTTTTGGAGTGGCACCTGGCACCTCTGCCACCACCAACCCCAATGCCATGGCCACAATCCAGAGTAACACTCTTTTCACTAACGTGGCTGAGACCAGTGATGGCGGCGTGTATTGGGAGGGCATTGACCTGCCTCTTCCACCTGGTGTCACCGTGACCTCCTGGCTGGGCAAACCCTGGAAACCTG GTGACAAGGAGCCCTGTGCACATCCCAACTCTCGCTTTTGTGCCCCGGCTCGCCAGTGCCCCATCATAGATCCAGCCTGGGAGGCCCCGGAGGGTGTTCCCATTGACGCCATCATCTTTGGAGGTCGCAGACCCAAAG GAGTCCCCCTGGTTTACGAGGCCGTCAGCTGGCGCCACGGCGTGTTTGTGGGCAGTGCCATGCGCTCAGAGTCCACTGCTGCAGCTGAACACAAAG GGAAGGTCATCATGCATGACCCATTTGCCATGCGGCCCTTTTTCGGCTACAACTTTGGGCGCTACCTTGAACACTGGCTGAGCATGGAAGGGCGCAAGGGGGTCCAGCTGCCCCGCATCTTCCATGTCAACTGGTTCCGGCGTGACGAGGCAGGCCGCTTCCTGTGGCCAGGCTTTGGAGAGAATGCTCGGGTGCTAGACTGGATCTGCCGGAGGCTAGAAGGGGAGGACAGTGCCCGAGAGACGCCCATCGGGCTGGTGCCAAAGGAAGGTGCCTTGGATCTCAGCGGCCTGGGAGCCATAGACACCACCCAGCTCTTCTCACTCCCCAAGGACTTCTGGGAACAGGAAGTTCGTGACATTCGGAGCTACCTGACAGAGCAGGTCAACCAGGATCTGCCCAAAGAGGTGTTGGCTGAGCTGGAGGCCCTGGAGGGACGTGTGCACAAAATGTGA
- the DCAF11 gene encoding DDB1- and CUL4-associated factor 11 isoform X3: MKMWIWPRGQVRLVQGGGAANLQLIQALSDSEEEHDSAWDGRLGDRYNPPVDATPDTRELECNEIKTQVELATGRLGLRRMAREHSFPQMLHQRERGLCHRGSFSLGERSRVMSHFLPNDLAFTDTYSQKAFCGIYSKDGQIFMSACQDQTIRLYDCRYGRFRKFKSIKARDVGWSVLDVAFTPDGNHFLYSSWSDYIHICNIYGEGDTHTALDLRPDERRFAVFSIAVSSDGREVLGGANDGCLYVFDREQNRRTLQIESHEDDVNAVAFADISSQILFSGGDDAICKVWDRRTMREDDPKPVGALAGHQDGITFIDSKGDARYLISNSKDQTIKLWDIRRFSSREGMEASRQAATQQNWDYRWQQVPKKAWRKLKLPGDSSLMTYRGHGVLHTLIRCRFSPAHSTGQQFIYSGCSTGKVVVYNLLSGHIVKKLTNHKACVRDVSWHPFEEKIVSSSWDGHLRLWQYRQAEYFQDDMPESEEHPSTPASVPHPSAAFSSPQ; this comes from the exons atgaagaTGTGGATCTGGCCCAG AGGCCAAGTGAGGTTGGTGCAGGGAGGAGGTGCAGCAAATTTACAACTCATCCAGGCCCTCTCGGACTCGGAGGAAGAGCATGACAGTGCCTGGGACGGTCGTCTTGGAGACCGATACAACCCACCCG TAGATGCAACCCCCGACACCCGGGAGCTGGAATGCAATGAGATCAAGACACAAGTGGAATTGGCCACAGGGCGGCTAGGACTTAGGCGGATGGCCCGGGAGCACAGCTTTCCTCAAATGCTGCACCAG AGAGAACGGGGCCTCTGCCACCGGGGAAGCTTCTCCCTTGGAGAACGATCTCGAGTGATGTCTCA ctTCTTGCCCAACGATCTGGCCTTCACTGATACCTACTCTCAGAAGGCTTTCTGTGGCATCTACAGCAAAGATGGTCAAATCTTCATGTCTGCTTGCCAAG ACCAGACAATCCGACTGTATGACTGCCGGTATGGCCGCTTTCGTAAATTCAAGAGCATCAAGGCCCGGGATGTAGGCTGGAGCGTCTTGGATGTGGCCTTCACCCCTGATGGGAACCATTTCCTTTACTCCAGCTGGTCTGATTATA TTCATATCTGCAACATCTACGGGGAGGGAGACACACACACTGCCCTGGATCTAAG GCCAGATGAGAGACGCTTTGCTGTCTTCTCCATCGCTGTCTCTTCAGATGGACGAGAAGTCCTCGGAGG GGCCAATGATGGCTGCCTGTATGTCTTTGATCGAGAACAGAACCGGCGTACCCTTCAG ATTGAGTCCCATGAGGATGATGTGAACGCAGTGGCCTTTGCTGACATAAGCTCCCAAATCCTGTTCTCTGGTGGTGACGACGCCATCTGCAAAGTGTGGGATCGACGCACTATGCGGGAGGATGACCCCAAGCCCGTGGGCGCACTGGCTGGACACCAGGACGGCATCACCTTCATTGACAGCAAG GGTGATGCCCGGTATCTCATCTCCAACTCCAAGGACCAGACCATCAAGCTCTGGGATATACGGCGCTTTTCTAGCCGGGAAGGCATGGAAGCCTCGCGCCAGGCTGCCACACAGCAAAACTGGGACTACCGCTGGCAGCAGGTGCCCAAAAAAG CCTGGCGGAAGCTGAAGCTCCCAGGGGACAGTTCCTTGATGACCTACCGGGGCCACGGGGTGCTGCACACCCTCATCCGCTGCCGATTCTCCCCCGCCCATAGCACCGGCCAGCAGTTCATCTACAGTGGCTGCTCCACCGGCAAAGTGGTCG TGTACAACCTCCTGAGTGGCCACATCGTGAAGAAGCTGACCAACCACAAGGCCTGTGTGCGTGACGTCAGCTGGCACCCCTTTGAGGAGAAGATTGTTAGCAGTTCG TGGGATGGCCACCTGCGTCTGTGGCAGTACCGCCAGGCTGAGTACTTCCAGGATGACATGCCAGAGTCTGAGGAACACCCTAGCACCCCTGCCTCAGTGCCCCACCCCTCTGCAGCCTTTTCCTCGCCCCAGTAG
- the EMC9 gene encoding ER membrane protein complex subunit 9 yields the protein MRAGALLAMGEVEISAQAYVKMSLHAARYPHAAVNGLLLAPAPRSGECLCLTDCVPLFHSHLALSVMLEVALNQVDVWGSQAGLVVAGYYHANAALDDQSPGPLALKIAGRIAEFFPDAVLIMLDNQKLVPQPHVPPVIVLENHGLRWVPKDKNLVMWRDWEESRQMVGALLEGRAHQHLVDFDCHLDDIREDWTNQQLNAQITQWVGPTNENT from the exons ATGCGAGCTGGGGCCCTGCTCGCCATGGGGGAGGTGGAGATCTCTGCCCAGGCCTACGTGAAGATGAGCCTGCACGCCGCCCGGTACCCGCACGCTGCTGTCAACGGGCTATTGCTGGCGCCGGCGCCGCGGTCGGGAGAATGCCTGTGCCTCACCGACTGTGTGCCCCTATTCCACAGCCACCTGGCCCTGTCTGTCATGCTGGAGGTCGCTCTCAACCAG GTGGATGTGTGGGGCTCCCAGGCCGGGCTGGTAGTGGCTGGGTACTACCATGCCAATGCAGCTTTGGACGATCAGAG CCCTGGGCCCTTGGCCTTGAAAATCGCTGGGCGGATTGCAGAATTCTTCCCTGATGCAGTACTTATTATG TTGGATAATCAGAAACTGGTGCCCCAGCCTCACGTGCCCCCAGTTATCGTCCTAGAGAACCATGGTCTCCGCTGGGTCCCCAAGGACAAGAACTT AGTGATGTGGAGGGACTGGGAAGAGTCACGGCAGATGGTAGGAGCATTACTGGAGGGCCGGGCCCACCAGCACCTTGTGGACTTTGACTGCCACCTTGATGACATCCGGGAAGACTGGACCAACCAGCAGCTCAATGCCCAAATCACCCAGTGGGTTGGTCCCACCAATGAAAATACCTGA
- the PSME1 gene encoding proteasome activator complex subunit 1 translates to MATLRVQPEAQAKVDVFREDLCTKTENLLGNYFPKKISELDAFLKEPALNEFNLSNLKAPLDIPVPDPVKEKEKEERKKQQEKEDKDEKKKGEDEDKGPPCGPVNCNEKIVVLLQRLKPEIKDVIEQLNLVTTWLQLQIPRIEDGNNFGVAVQEKVFELMTSLHTKLEGFHTQISKYFSERGDAVAKAAKQPHVGDYRQLVHELDEAEYRDIRLMVMEIRNAYAVLYDIILKNFEKLKKPRGETKGMIY, encoded by the exons ATGGCCACGCTCAGGGTCCAGCCTGAAGCCCAAGCCAAG GTGGATGTGTTCCGGGAAGACCTGTGTACTAAG ACAGAGAACCTGCTTGGGAACTATTTTCCCAAGAAGATTTCTGAGTTGGATGCATTTTTAAAG GAGCCAGCTCTCAATGAATTCAACCTGAGCAATCTGAAGGCCCCTCTGGACATCCCAGTGCCCGATCCagtcaaggagaaagagaaggaggagcgGAAGAAACAGCAGGAG AAGGAAGACAAGgatgaaaagaagaaaggggaagatGAAGACAAAG GTCCACCCTGTGGCCCAGTGAACTGCAATGAGAAGATCGTGGTCCTCCTGCAGCGGCTGAAGCCTGAGATTAAGGATGTCATTGAGCAGCTCAACCTG GTCACCACCTGGTTGCAGCTGCAGATACCTCGGATTGAGGATGGGAATAATTTTGGAGTGGCTGTccag GAGAAGGTGTTTGAGCTGATGACCAGCCTTCACACCAAGCTTGAAGGCTTCCACACTCAGATCTCCAA GTATTTCTCTGAGCGGGGTGATGCCGTGGCCAAAGCAGCTAAGCAGCCTCATGTG GGTGATTATCGGCAGCTGGTACATGAGTTGGATGAGGCAGAGTACCGGGACATCCGGCTGATGGTCATGGAGATCCGCAACGCTTAT GCTGTGTTATATGACATCATCCTGAAGAACTTTGAGAAGCTCAAGAAGCCCAGGGGAGAAACAAAGGGGATGATCTATTGA
- the DCAF11 gene encoding DDB1- and CUL4-associated factor 11 isoform X2 has translation MGSRNSSSAGTGSGDPPEGLPRRGAGLRRSEEEEEEDEDVDLAQVLAYLLRRGQVRLVQGGGAANLQLIQALSDSEEEHDSAWDGRLGDRYNPPDATPDTRELECNEIKTQVELATGRLGLRRMAREHSFPQMLHQRERGLCHRGSFSLGERSRVMSHFLPNDLAFTDTYSQKAFCGIYSKDGQIFMSACQDQTIRLYDCRYGRFRKFKSIKARDVGWSVLDVAFTPDGNHFLYSSWSDYIHICNIYGEGDTHTALDLRPDERRFAVFSIAVSSDGREVLGGANDGCLYVFDREQNRRTLQIESHEDDVNAVAFADISSQILFSGGDDAICKVWDRRTMREDDPKPVGALAGHQDGITFIDSKGDARYLISNSKDQTIKLWDIRRFSSREGMEASRQAATQQNWDYRWQQVPKKAWRKLKLPGDSSLMTYRGHGVLHTLIRCRFSPAHSTGQQFIYSGCSTGKVVVYNLLSGHIVKKLTNHKACVRDVSWHPFEEKIVSSSWDGHLRLWQYRQAEYFQDDMPESEEHPSTPASVPHPSAAFSSPQ, from the exons ATGGGATCACGGAACAGCAGCAGCGCAGGAACTGGGTCCGGAGACCCCCCTGAGGGCTTGCCCCGAAGAGGGGCTGGCCTGCGTAggagtgaggaagaggaagaggaggatgaagaTGTGGATCTGGCCCAGGTACTGGCCTATCTCCTACGCAG AGGCCAAGTGAGGTTGGTGCAGGGAGGAGGTGCAGCAAATTTACAACTCATCCAGGCCCTCTCGGACTCGGAGGAAGAGCATGACAGTGCCTGGGACGGTCGTCTTGGAGACCGATACAACCCACCCG ATGCAACCCCCGACACCCGGGAGCTGGAATGCAATGAGATCAAGACACAAGTGGAATTGGCCACAGGGCGGCTAGGACTTAGGCGGATGGCCCGGGAGCACAGCTTTCCTCAAATGCTGCACCAG AGAGAACGGGGCCTCTGCCACCGGGGAAGCTTCTCCCTTGGAGAACGATCTCGAGTGATGTCTCA ctTCTTGCCCAACGATCTGGCCTTCACTGATACCTACTCTCAGAAGGCTTTCTGTGGCATCTACAGCAAAGATGGTCAAATCTTCATGTCTGCTTGCCAAG ACCAGACAATCCGACTGTATGACTGCCGGTATGGCCGCTTTCGTAAATTCAAGAGCATCAAGGCCCGGGATGTAGGCTGGAGCGTCTTGGATGTGGCCTTCACCCCTGATGGGAACCATTTCCTTTACTCCAGCTGGTCTGATTATA TTCATATCTGCAACATCTACGGGGAGGGAGACACACACACTGCCCTGGATCTAAG GCCAGATGAGAGACGCTTTGCTGTCTTCTCCATCGCTGTCTCTTCAGATGGACGAGAAGTCCTCGGAGG GGCCAATGATGGCTGCCTGTATGTCTTTGATCGAGAACAGAACCGGCGTACCCTTCAG ATTGAGTCCCATGAGGATGATGTGAACGCAGTGGCCTTTGCTGACATAAGCTCCCAAATCCTGTTCTCTGGTGGTGACGACGCCATCTGCAAAGTGTGGGATCGACGCACTATGCGGGAGGATGACCCCAAGCCCGTGGGCGCACTGGCTGGACACCAGGACGGCATCACCTTCATTGACAGCAAG GGTGATGCCCGGTATCTCATCTCCAACTCCAAGGACCAGACCATCAAGCTCTGGGATATACGGCGCTTTTCTAGCCGGGAAGGCATGGAAGCCTCGCGCCAGGCTGCCACACAGCAAAACTGGGACTACCGCTGGCAGCAGGTGCCCAAAAAAG CCTGGCGGAAGCTGAAGCTCCCAGGGGACAGTTCCTTGATGACCTACCGGGGCCACGGGGTGCTGCACACCCTCATCCGCTGCCGATTCTCCCCCGCCCATAGCACCGGCCAGCAGTTCATCTACAGTGGCTGCTCCACCGGCAAAGTGGTCG TGTACAACCTCCTGAGTGGCCACATCGTGAAGAAGCTGACCAACCACAAGGCCTGTGTGCGTGACGTCAGCTGGCACCCCTTTGAGGAGAAGATTGTTAGCAGTTCG TGGGATGGCCACCTGCGTCTGTGGCAGTACCGCCAGGCTGAGTACTTCCAGGATGACATGCCAGAGTCTGAGGAACACCCTAGCACCCCTGCCTCAGTGCCCCACCCCTCTGCAGCCTTTTCCTCGCCCCAGTAG
- the PSME2 gene encoding proteasome activator complex subunit 2, whose amino-acid sequence MAKPCGVRLSGEARKQVDVFRQNLFQEAEEFLYRFLPQKIIYLNQLLQEDSLNVTDLTSLRGPLDIPIPDPPPKDDEMETDKQEKKEVPKCGFLPGNEKVLALLALIKPEVWTLKEKCILVITWIQHLIPKIEDGNDFGVAIQEKVLERVNAVKTKVEAFQTTISKYFSERGDAVAKASKETHVMDYRALVHERDEAAYGELRAMVLDLRAFYAELYHIISSNLEKIVNPKGEEKPSMY is encoded by the exons ATGGCCAAACCTTGTGGGGTGCGCCTGAGCGGGGAAGCCCGCAAACAG GTGGATGTCTTCAGGCAAAATCTTTTCCAGGAG GCTGAGGAATTCCTCTACAGATTCTTGCCTCAGAAAATCATATACCTGAATCAGCTCTTGCAG GAGGACTCCCTCAATGTGACTGACCTGACTTCTCTCCGGGGCCCACTGGACATCCCCATCCCAGACCCTCCACCCAAGGATGATGAG ATGGAAACGGATAAACAGGAGAAGAAAGAAG TCCCTAAGTGCGGCTTCCTTCCTGGGAATGAGAAGGTCCTGGCCCTGCTTGCTCTGATTAAGCCAGAAGTCTGGACTCTCAAAGAAAAATGCATTCTG GTGATCACATGGATCCAGCATCTGATCCCCAAAATTGAGGATGGAAATGACTTTGGGGTAGCAATCCAG GAAAAGGTTCTGGAGAGGGTAAATGCAGTCAAGACCAAAGTGGAAGCCTTCCAGACAACCATTTCCAA GTACTTCTCAGAACGTGGGGATGCTGTGGCCAAGGCTTCTAAGGAGACCCATGTA ATGGATTACCGGGCCCTGGTGCACGAGCGAGATGAGGCAGCCTATGGGGAGCTCAGGGCCATGGTGCTGGACCTGAGGGCCTTCTAT GCTGAGCTTTACCATATTATCAGCAGCAACCTAGAGAAAATTGTCAACCCAAAGGGTGAAGAGAAGCCATCTATGTACTGA
- the FITM1 gene encoding fat storage-inducing transmembrane protein 1, whose amino-acid sequence MERGPVVGAGPRAGARIRALLGCLVKVLLWVASALLYFGSEQAARLLGSPCLRRLYHAWLAAVVIFGPLLQFHVNPRTIFASHGNFFNIKFVNSAWGWTCTFLGGFVLLVVFLATRRVAVTARHLSRLVVGAAVWRGAGRAFLLIEDLTGSCFEPLPQGLLLHELPDRRSCLAAGHQWRGYTVSSHTFLLTFCCLLMAEEAAVFAKYLAHGLPAGAPLRLVFLLNVLLLGLWNFLLLCTVIYFHQYTHKVVGAAVGTFAWYLTYGSWYHQPWSPGSPGHGLFPRPHSSHKHN is encoded by the exons atGGAGAGGGGGCcggtggtgggggcagggcccagGGCCGGGGCCCGGATCCGGGCACTGCTGGGCTGCTTGGTTAAGGTGCTGCTCTGGGTGGCCTCTGCCTTGCTGTACTTTGGAAGTGAACAGGCCGCCCGCCTCCTGGGCAGCCCCTGCTTACGGCGCCTCTACCACGCCTGGTTGGCAGCAGTGGTCATCTTCGGGCCCCTTCTGCAGTTCCATGTCAATCCTCGGACCATCTTCGCCAGCCACGGCAACTTCTTCAACAT aaagtTTGTAAATTCGGCGTGGGGCTGGACATGCACCTTCCTGGGGGGCTTCGTCTTGCTGGTGGTGTTCCTGGCTACACGGCGTGTGGCAGTGACTGCCCGGCACCTGAGCCGGCTGGTGGTGGGGGCAGCTGTGTGGCGGGGGGCCGGCCGGGCCTTCTTGCTCATCGAGGACCTGACCGGCTCCTGCTTTGagcctctgccccagggcctgctGCTCCACGAGCTGCCTGACCGCCGCAGCTGCCTGGCAGCCGGCCACCAGTGGCGGGGCTATACCGTCTCCTCCCACACCTTCCTGCTCACCTTCTGCTGCCTCCTCATGGCTGAGGAGGCGGCAGTGTTCGCCAAGTACCTGGCCCACGGGCTGCCGGCCGGTGCGCCCCTGCGCCTCGTCTTCCTGCTCAACGTGCTGCTGCTGGGCCTCTGGAACTTCTTGCTGCTCTGTACCGTCATCTATTTCCACCAGTACACTCACAAGGTGGTGGGCGCCGCCGTGGGCACCTTTGCCTGGTACCTTACCTACGGCAGCTGGTATCATCAGCCCTGGTCTCCAGGGAGCCCGGGCCATGGGCTCTTCCCTCGCCCCCACTCCAGCCACAAGCataactga
- the DCAF11 gene encoding DDB1- and CUL4-associated factor 11 isoform X1, giving the protein MGSRNSSSAGTGSGDPPEGLPRRGAGLRRSEEEEEEDEDVDLAQVLAYLLRRGQVRLVQGGGAANLQLIQALSDSEEEHDSAWDGRLGDRYNPPVDATPDTRELECNEIKTQVELATGRLGLRRMAREHSFPQMLHQRERGLCHRGSFSLGERSRVMSHFLPNDLAFTDTYSQKAFCGIYSKDGQIFMSACQDQTIRLYDCRYGRFRKFKSIKARDVGWSVLDVAFTPDGNHFLYSSWSDYIHICNIYGEGDTHTALDLRPDERRFAVFSIAVSSDGREVLGGANDGCLYVFDREQNRRTLQIESHEDDVNAVAFADISSQILFSGGDDAICKVWDRRTMREDDPKPVGALAGHQDGITFIDSKGDARYLISNSKDQTIKLWDIRRFSSREGMEASRQAATQQNWDYRWQQVPKKAWRKLKLPGDSSLMTYRGHGVLHTLIRCRFSPAHSTGQQFIYSGCSTGKVVVYNLLSGHIVKKLTNHKACVRDVSWHPFEEKIVSSSWDGHLRLWQYRQAEYFQDDMPESEEHPSTPASVPHPSAAFSSPQ; this is encoded by the exons ATGGGATCACGGAACAGCAGCAGCGCAGGAACTGGGTCCGGAGACCCCCCTGAGGGCTTGCCCCGAAGAGGGGCTGGCCTGCGTAggagtgaggaagaggaagaggaggatgaagaTGTGGATCTGGCCCAGGTACTGGCCTATCTCCTACGCAG AGGCCAAGTGAGGTTGGTGCAGGGAGGAGGTGCAGCAAATTTACAACTCATCCAGGCCCTCTCGGACTCGGAGGAAGAGCATGACAGTGCCTGGGACGGTCGTCTTGGAGACCGATACAACCCACCCG TAGATGCAACCCCCGACACCCGGGAGCTGGAATGCAATGAGATCAAGACACAAGTGGAATTGGCCACAGGGCGGCTAGGACTTAGGCGGATGGCCCGGGAGCACAGCTTTCCTCAAATGCTGCACCAG AGAGAACGGGGCCTCTGCCACCGGGGAAGCTTCTCCCTTGGAGAACGATCTCGAGTGATGTCTCA ctTCTTGCCCAACGATCTGGCCTTCACTGATACCTACTCTCAGAAGGCTTTCTGTGGCATCTACAGCAAAGATGGTCAAATCTTCATGTCTGCTTGCCAAG ACCAGACAATCCGACTGTATGACTGCCGGTATGGCCGCTTTCGTAAATTCAAGAGCATCAAGGCCCGGGATGTAGGCTGGAGCGTCTTGGATGTGGCCTTCACCCCTGATGGGAACCATTTCCTTTACTCCAGCTGGTCTGATTATA TTCATATCTGCAACATCTACGGGGAGGGAGACACACACACTGCCCTGGATCTAAG GCCAGATGAGAGACGCTTTGCTGTCTTCTCCATCGCTGTCTCTTCAGATGGACGAGAAGTCCTCGGAGG GGCCAATGATGGCTGCCTGTATGTCTTTGATCGAGAACAGAACCGGCGTACCCTTCAG ATTGAGTCCCATGAGGATGATGTGAACGCAGTGGCCTTTGCTGACATAAGCTCCCAAATCCTGTTCTCTGGTGGTGACGACGCCATCTGCAAAGTGTGGGATCGACGCACTATGCGGGAGGATGACCCCAAGCCCGTGGGCGCACTGGCTGGACACCAGGACGGCATCACCTTCATTGACAGCAAG GGTGATGCCCGGTATCTCATCTCCAACTCCAAGGACCAGACCATCAAGCTCTGGGATATACGGCGCTTTTCTAGCCGGGAAGGCATGGAAGCCTCGCGCCAGGCTGCCACACAGCAAAACTGGGACTACCGCTGGCAGCAGGTGCCCAAAAAAG CCTGGCGGAAGCTGAAGCTCCCAGGGGACAGTTCCTTGATGACCTACCGGGGCCACGGGGTGCTGCACACCCTCATCCGCTGCCGATTCTCCCCCGCCCATAGCACCGGCCAGCAGTTCATCTACAGTGGCTGCTCCACCGGCAAAGTGGTCG TGTACAACCTCCTGAGTGGCCACATCGTGAAGAAGCTGACCAACCACAAGGCCTGTGTGCGTGACGTCAGCTGGCACCCCTTTGAGGAGAAGATTGTTAGCAGTTCG TGGGATGGCCACCTGCGTCTGTGGCAGTACCGCCAGGCTGAGTACTTCCAGGATGACATGCCAGAGTCTGAGGAACACCCTAGCACCCCTGCCTCAGTGCCCCACCCCTCTGCAGCCTTTTCCTCGCCCCAGTAG